A genomic region of Salvelinus namaycush isolate Seneca chromosome 7, SaNama_1.0, whole genome shotgun sequence contains the following coding sequences:
- the LOC120051563 gene encoding zinc finger protein 615-like — VHQRTHTGEKPYYCSDCGTSFAKFSHLKTHERIHTGAKPYSCSDCGKCFKTSTELKVHQRTHTGEKPYYCSDCGTSFSKFSHLKTHERIHTGAKPYYCSDCGQCFKTSTQLKVHQRTHTGEKPFFCPDCGTSFSQLSHLKSHERIHTGEKPYSCSDCGKCFKKSNELKVHQRTHTGEKPYVCADCRKCFTTSTHLKVHERTHTGEKPYYCSGCGKCFKTSNELKVHQRTHTGEKPYVCSDCVKCFKTSTQLKVHQRTHTGEKPFFCSDCGASFSHLGTLKSHQLIHTGEKPYVCSDCGKCFKTSTELRVHQRTHTGEKPYYCSDCGTSFSKLSDLKTHERIHTGEKPYSCSDCGKCFKTSNELKVNQRTHTGEKPYSCSNCGVSFSRLDTLKTPTYT; from the exons gttcatcagagaacacacacaggagagaagccgtattactgctctgactgtggaactagtttcgcTAAATTTTcccacttaaaaacacatgaacgaaTACATACAG gagcgaagccttattcctgctctgactgtggaaaatgcttcaaaacatcaactgagctaaaagttcatcagagaacacacacaggagagaagccatattactgctctgactgtggaactagtttctctaaATTTTcccacttaaaaacacatgaacgtatacacacaggagcgaagccttattactgctctgactgtggacaatgttttaaaacatcaactcagctaaaggttcatcagagaacacacacaggagagaagcctttcttctgccctgactgtggaactagtttctctcaactttcccacttaaaatcacatgaacgtatacatacaggggagaagccttactcctgctctgactgtggaaaatgttttaaaaaatcaaatgagctaaaagttcatcagagaacacacacaggagagaagccttacgtctgcgcTGACTGtagaaaatgcttcacaacatcaactcaTCTAAAAgttcatgagagaacacacacaggagagaagccctaTTACTGCTCTggctgtggaaaatgttttaaaacatcaaatgagctaaaagttcatcagagaacacacacaggagagaagccttacgtctgctctgactgtgtaaaatgttttaaaacatcaactcagctaaaagttcatcagaggactcacacaggagagaagcctttcttctgctctgactgtggggcgagtttctctcatcTGGGCACCTTAAAATCACACCAActtatacacacaggagagaagccttatgtctgctctgactgtggaaaatgcttcaaaacatcaactgagctaagagttcatcagagaacacacacaggagagaagccgtattactgctctgactgtggaactagtttctctaaATTGTCcgacttaaaaacacatgaacgaatacatacaggggagaagccatactcctgctctgactgtggaaaatgttttaaaacatcaaatgagctaaaagttaatcagagaacacatacaggagaaaagccttactccTGTTCTAACTGTGGGGTGAGTTTCTCTCGACTGGATACCTTAAAAACACCAACATATACATGa